In the Budorcas taxicolor isolate Tak-1 chromosome 1, Takin1.1, whole genome shotgun sequence genome, TAAGGTAgtgaaataattacatttattatgaTATAACTATATAGTAACCAACATTAGCACGGCCCAATTATCTAGTGGTTATGAGCATGTGCTTAGGAGATTTGATTGAAGTGAGTTTGAATTTGACCTTCAGTACTTACTAATAATGTGAGCTTTtgtaaattacttaatctctttgagccttagtttttgttttttttttctttagtaaaagGAGATAATAGTActtacagaatttattttttattagatacAATTATATAAATGCATTGTATTTTATACATGGCAAAGCCTTGATAATTATTAAAAACATTACTTTTATTGCCTTGACTATAAGACTGTGTACATATTGAATTATGACCCTCCCTTAGCACCATGGTTTATATGATGGGATAGGTAGTGCCAATTTGATGATATCCAACATCTTTCACTAGGGATAAATTGTACTCAAGGGGGAATAACAGAGCTAGTATCAGAGAATAATCCTGCAAACAAGCAAGACAGAAGTATGAGTAAGCAGGATGGCTTAATGCTGTTTGGGTTTCAGAATTCAGAGGCTCCTGGTGCTGCTTCTCCCTCTGCTTTTcatatatgtttttgtttgtaGGCTGATAAATTCCTTTAATTAAGTTCGTTTGATTTGGGTTTATGTGACTCATTAATGAGTCCAATAATACAATTTCGTAAACACGTTTCTTCATCCTTCAGTTAACATTTATTACTCTTTCGTTGCCattcagtcacttggttgtgtctgactattgtgaccccatggtcacaCGGCAGGCCTCTCTGTACCTCACTTACTCCTGGAGCTTGTCCAAGATCAtacccactgagttggtgatactatctaaccatctcatcctctgctgccctcttctccttttgccttcgatcttttccacatcagggtcttttcctctgtttgcatcaggttgccaaagtactggagttccagcttcagcatcagtccttcaaatgaatattcacacttgatttcctttaggattgactggtttgatctccttgctgtccaagggactctcaagagccttctccagcacgacagttcaaaagcatcaatttttcagtgctcagccttctgtatggtccaactttcGTATCCATGCACAACTAtgggaaagaccatagctttgactatatagacttttgccagcaaagtgacgtctctgctttttcacatgctgtctaggtttgtcatagctttccttccaagaagcaagcatcttctattttcatggctgcagtctccatctgcagtgattttgggagcccaagaagagaaaaatctgtcactgcttccactttttccctttttatttgttatgaagtgatgggaacggatgccgtgatcttttttttttttttaatgttgagctttaagccagattCTTTGcactcctcttccaccttcatcaagaggctctttagttcctctttgcttttcgcCATTAGAgtattatcatctgcatatctgagacttcTCATTACTATTAACAGTGTTCTATTACCTTTTTATTTACGTggttattttccttcttcctgttaCTAAAAATcttaccaggtggtgctagtggtaaagacccacctgccaatgaaggagactaaGGTCaatcctggatggggaagattccctggaggaggaaatggcaacccactccagtattcttgcctgggaaatcccatggacagggccaggaaggctacagtccatggagtctcaaagagttggacacaactgaagcagcttagcatgcacgtGTTACTAAAAAGTAAATTCCTTTTGGACAAGAGCATTCAACCCTCTTTCCTCAGGTTGAAAAACCCGTAATACCTAGTAGACACTCAGGTAATATTGGGTGAGTCAATGGAtaaagggagaaaggagggaatTTTGAAAAAATGCTCTCTAATTAAAAGtgtttccacatttttttcctgaatagagCTGGTAAAGATGCATATTCagcatttattgagaacttaACGTTGAGCTTAGTCACCATGGAAGATGTTGGACATCTTTTGAGATCattagtgtcatctgcattttataaatgaggaaatcgAGGGACAATGAGATAAAGGTATGGTGGTAGATTCTATAATCTACCCAGATCAGCCTTTGAGAACCAGCTATACcttctgttgggcttccctgatagttcagttggtaaagaatccgcctgcaatacaggagaccctggtttgattcctgggtcaggaagatcccctggagaagggataagctacccactccagtattcttgggcttcccttgtggctcagctggaaaataatccacctgcagtgtgggagaccttggtctgatccctgggttgggaaaatcccctggagaagggaaaagctacccacttcagtattctggcctggagtccgTTATtctggactgtacagtccatggggtcacaaagagtcggacacaaatgagtgactttcacttttttccagttCTATGCCTTCTGTTGTTTGGGGTGCTTCCAACAATCAGTACTCAGGGTCAGAGTTGCCTCAGATGAAGAGAGTACCCCTTTGTGCAAGGTCATGCCTCCTTTACAGGGGGACATCTACTATCTGATGTAGAgggatgaagacccagcacgctTATGCAAATTAGATCAGCTCTAAGGATCGTGCCCACTTCAGAGCTCCTTGAAGGGTGGGCTGAGGGTTCTCTTTAAGCTGAATCCCAGCTCAGCTTTTCCCTTTGGGTGTTTcagcttccttcccttctcttccccatgCACTGATCTCAGATAGCTCATTCATAGACCAGAACGAGCTTTTCAGGGAAATCAACCTGCTATGGTAACTTCTCAAGATCCCTCCTCAGTAGAGAagaggcctctctgaggaggtaaAGCTGGATTAAACCTTCAGGCTTGGGAGAAGTATAGCTCTTAAGTCTGAGCAGAGAAAGAACTAGATTTTTTCCCTAGGGCCTTAAAAGTGATTGTTGCAGCTGGAACACaaggagctgggaggagagagtCTTGGGAGGGTTGTGGGCCCCAGACTGTGCATGGCCTTGTAAGTCATAGAAAGAAGCTAGACTTgtattttccattgtttctacCCTTCTTTATGCTTTTACACCAGCATTCTCTTCCCCCTGTCTCTGGCTGTTCTGCCCTGTAGAGCCCATTTCTGTCCTATGAAATTGTActtgaatttgtgttttctttcagaaTGCTATTTTTAGATAGATCCTTTCATTCTTACCCTTCTCACTGGCTTCCTACTGTAATTATAGTCTCAAAAAGCAGTTGTTTTCTGGGAAAAGGATGTTTTGAGCTATTATTTGTGACTTAGTCAATTGTGTGTAGTTTAAGAGATGTCTTTCTTTGTCCACTGAAAAGGCTAGACTTCCAGTTGCTATGATTCAAAGGCAATGGGGGATATTTCCTAGAGTTTTGTGTGATTATAAAAACCTTCTTAGACATTTTTAATGATTATAGTTTATACCACATTGATTTATGAATGAGAGGTCATTCAAATGACCTCTAGAATTCAGTAACTTCTATGTCGTGAAGAGGCACAGATGGGCATTATGCCATCTTTGTATCTGATAACTGGCaggtatgtgtgggtgtgtgtacacTCTCTGGATAAAAGTGTAAATGCTAAAGGTTTTCATTTAGCCCTTTGCCTCCGGACTTCTCTGGGGCCAGCAGCCGCCCAAGCAAGGGCCCGGGGCCGCGGGCTCAGCCGACTACCATGGGCTCTGTGTCAAACCAGCAGTTCGCAGGTGGCTGCGCTAAGGCGCCGGAGGAGGCGCCGGAGGAGGCGCCGGAGGACGCGGCCCGCGCGGCGGAGGAGCCGCAGCTGCTGCACGGTGCCGGCATCTGTAAGTGGTTCAACGTGCGCATGGGGTTCGGCTTCCTGTCCATGACCGCCCGCGCAGGGGTCGCGCTCGACCCCCCGGTGGATGTCTTTGTGCACCAGAGTAAGCTGCACATGGAGGGCTTCCGGAGCCTGAAGGAGGGGGAGGCTGTGGAGTTCACCTTTAAGAAGTCCGCCAAGGGCCTGGAATCTATCCGAGTCACCGGCCCTGGTGGGGTGTTCTGTATTGGGAGTGAAAGGCGGCCCAAAGGGAAGAATGTACAGAAACGCAGATCAAAGGGAGACAGGTGCTACAACTGTGGAGGTCTAGACCATCATGCCAAGGAATGCAAACTGCCACCGCAGCCCAAGAAGTGCCATTTCTGCCAGAGCATCAGCCATATGGTAGCCTCGTGCCCACTGAAGGCCCAGCAAGCTCCCAGCTCCCAGGGAAAGCCAGCCTACTTtcgggaggaggaagaagagatccATAGCTCTGCCATGCTCCCAGAGGCCCAGAATTGAAGCCACAGTGGGTGGGAGCTATCCTTTTGTGATCAGAAAGCTTTGAGGAGCAGGCATCAATCGGCAGAGTGGAGAAAGTGGGGACAGGGTGGGTAGGGGGCAGCTGGCACTGCCATATATCTGAGGCTGGAGTCCACAGCATcaccccctcttccctcctggtGGGAAGAAGGGGTGAGGCAAAGAAACTCCAATTAGCTCTTTCCAAATGCATATGAGGGCTTTGGGGGTTAACCTTCCCTGCATGCTTTATCTGAGTCTCCACCCCCAGAACCTCCAGCTTTTGAAAGTGGCCTCGGTAGGGAAGTTGTTTTACTCTTAAAGAAGAATGTGGAGTAATATTTCCCATATCAGAGTGTAAAGATTAGGAACAGAACAGATTGATGGACCCAACCAACAAGCCACTACATTCCATGGGAGGAAACATCTCGGTCGGGGTGGCAGGGTTTTCCTCGTCTTCTCTCGTAACCCCCTCTTGGGACAGAATGCTAAGAACTGTCCCAAGTAATGGGTTATGAGGACAAGTTAAGGGGTGATTGAGGGAACAGCTGCAGACTTGCTCCTTCTAAGCTCACTCTCACCCCATTCTGGGCcaacacaattttatttatttgctgcctTGGGTGACTGTACCTTGGGTCCCACTTTCTCCAGGATGCCAACTGCACTAGCTGTGTGCGAATGACGTATCTTgtgcattttaactttttttttttcgtaaTATAAATATTCtggttttgtatttttgtgtattttaatctAAGGCCCTCATTCCTGCACTGTGTTCTCAGGTAAGTGAGCAATCTCAGGGATAAGTCAGCAGCAGCTCCGGGTCTGCACAGCAGGAATGCTTTTTGTTGCTGTATCATCAGAGAGAACAACTATTTGGAGTGTATAGCCTATTGAACTACCTCATTTTTGCCAATTAGAGCTGGCTCTTCTGCCATAGTGTCCTCTTGAAACCCCTCCATCTTCAGCGTTTCATGAGAGACTAGGTTTTAACTGGGTTGCCCCATGACTTGGTCTCCTTTCTACTGAAAGATTGGAAATTGGTCTGAACAGGGAAACGTGGTGCAGAGGGGTTAGGAGAGGCTGGGCCAGGTAAGTAGTGCAGAGAAGGGAAGCCAAGATTAGGCAAAGGTCATGTGTATGTGTGACAAAGGGTTCCTGTTCCAGATCTATAATCCTAGGGCACAGGACTCACTTTATATACCACATCCATCCTTCGCCTGACTGGGCTAGGCTGACCATGCACaacagggtgtgtgtgtttttataaaaAATGGAAGTTGGTAAGGAGAGGTTTTTAAGAACAAAGCCACTGTACCCATCTTGAGCTGCCCAGGGATGGATATGTGAAGCAAGGACAAGATCTTTACCAATTCTGGGCTTTTCCTTCTTGGCTTCTGGAGAGACCATCAGCAGTGGCTTCTTTGTGGTTCCCAGAGCCAGGGTCCTACTCTGCTGCAGCAGTGATTAGTATCATGGCAGCTAAAGGAGAaagggcggtgggggcggggggttcGTTTACAAGCTGTGAGGTCACTGCAGACCTGCCTCACTGTGTTGTCACGGGGCAAACGCAATAGAACGCACTGGGTGATGTGTGTCTGATCCTTGTCTCCCCCAGCTGCTGCCCCCTCTAGTCATTATATTTGTCTGGGCTTTGTAGGACTTCACAAGTAGCTGATTTGGTGATTGCTAGGTGGCCTAGTTTGTGTAAATATAATGTGTTGGTCTTCTCCATGTTCTTTTGGGGTTTTATTGTTTACAAACTTCTTTTTATATTGAGAAAAATAGCCAAAGCATCTTTGACAAAATGTTCTGCACCAGGCAAAAAGATCTGAAACATAAGCTTGGGGGCCCCTCTTGAAGTTGGGGGGGGTCTTGAACTACACTTTCTTTTGTGTTCCCCTTCCTCTATTTCCTATTTCAAACAAGATCTGTCCTGAAAACTAGATTCCTACTCCCTCTTCTTTCCACCTTTGTACCCCCCAAAATAGACCATATACCTATACGTTTAATTTGTGGGGTATCTGTGATTAAGTGATTTGTGCAAAAATCCTGAAGAAGCTAAGATCGCTTCATCCCTTGTTCCCAATCTCGAGTCATGTCCATTCCTTGATGTGATTCATGCTAAACGGACTGATGTATTTGGATGGATTAAGACCAACTCCAAGGGTAGAGAAAAGCAATGAAGGGGGCCTTCCATGTAGAAGGTGGGGCTGGGAGACCACGAAAGGAAAGATGAATGTATATCCAAGTCACTCAGGAACTTTTATGCAGGTGCAAGAAACTTATGTCAAAGTAGCCACAAGATTGTTTAATAGCAGACGGACGAATGTAACTCCATGTTTACTGCTAGAAACCAAAGCTTTGTATGAAATCTTGAatttatggggagggagggagggagggagggtagaAAAGCATGTACccatctgttcttttcctcatCCCTTCTTCTCATTCCTGAACTGCAGGAGACATAGCCCCTCGGGCTTTGGAGACCCCATCTGGGCAGTGTTTATTTGATGGCTGATTTTGCTGTGCCAGGTACTTCCTTTCccatttgctatcattttgtaACACACACGCTGacccttttcccttccttgttttCCTTGGGAATATACAATGAATAAAAACTTAttggtactgaaaaaaaaaataaaaaataaaggttttcatttattttgggcAAGTGTCATTCCTTGATGCGAGAAACTTAGTATCTGAAATCTCAAATCTGGAAAATGCAGAGATAAGTGATTCATATGTATGctgcaggctttattttcttgtcttgttTTCCCCCAGTATTTCCTGACAACCTAGAACAGTAGTTCGCACCTTTTGGTGCCCATAATAATTACTTGTGGCACTCTTTAGATCTCAGGCTCTCTGGGCAGCTATTCTAACTTTGTAGGTAAAGCTCAGatagctgttttttgtttttgttgttgttgtggggGTTGCTCTTTTCAAATTCTACTCATGATTTTATTGACAAGCAGAGTTGAGAAGCACTGGTCTGTTAAAATACCTAACAGGAAGGTATCTGGGAAGTGAGggtatttcttcttttgtctgGTGTCACACtctcacctttaaaaaaattttctgggATCTTTGTTCTCGTTTCCAAAAGGACATTGAATTACCTAGAATTTACAGCAGCATTCATCAATTAATGTttttgcttcttcactttctttgggTTTCTGCTTAGAACTAATCATATGTTAGACAAAGTAAGAGTTCCATGCCTtagtttgtgcatgtgtgtgcatgacagaagaaatgagaaaagagaagcaatattCATGAatgcagtttgaaaaaaaaatggtagaaCTTCGATAAGTATTCTATATCCTTGTCTTTCATTAAATCTCTAAAttcatggctcctctgtccatagaattttccagtcaagactactggagtggatagctattcctttctccaggagtcttcccaacccagggatcgaacccaggtctcctgccttgaaggcagattctttaccgtcctggctaccagggaagcccagtgtatatCACCAGAGCATGTAATTTCACCCATTACACAGTAAAGCAGCAGAGCTCCTCCTTTTGAGGGATGTACATTTGTTACACAGTTTTAAGGAAGAAATTCACATGGAGTACAAATGAATGGTGTTCCCTGAAGTTGTACAAGGCGGCGCTGTTGCTTTGCATATAGGGAAGAAGGACTTAGCGCAGTGGTTTTCAACCAGGGGTAATTTTGTCCTTCAGGGGACATCTAGTACTATCTGgaaacatttttacatttttggttGTTACCTTTGGGACAGAGGTAGAGAAATGGGCTGCCACTAAACATTCTGCAACTCAGAGAACAACCTCCTATAAAAAAGGAATTATTCTGCCCCAAATGTCATTCACACTGAGGTGGATAAACTCTGACTTAGAGACGTAGCTATCCTGCATCCACAAAATTCCCATGTAAATTTGGAGGTGAGCGCAGGAATCTTATGTATCAAGGCTGTATTCTCAGCGCCTAGCAGAGCAGTTGGCATACAGTGGTTGCCCAGTTATTTTGGGATTACTGAATGAGTCAACGCTTTGGACTGGACAGCCTTGTATTGCCAGACCTAGAATCTAGGCAAAAGGATTACAAGCAAGAACTGAGTCCTGCCTGTGTCTGTGGTTGTCCTTACGTGGAAACTACAGTTCAAGGGAGACTTACTGTGTAGGTGATTAAAGATATTTCCATGGATTTTCCATGGTGCCTGGCATTCTTTAATTCATTATTCCTTAAAGTTTTGTCCACCTGGGCTGCTTTAGGGGTTAAGGCTTCATTTCTCCTCTAACATGGGGACATTAGTTTTAATTAGTTATGG is a window encoding:
- the LOC128055292 gene encoding protein lin-28 homolog A; the protein is MGSVSNQQFAGGCAKAPEEAPEEAPEDAARAAEEPQLLHGAGICKWFNVRMGFGFLSMTARAGVALDPPVDVFVHQSKLHMEGFRSLKEGEAVEFTFKKSAKGLESIRVTGPGGVFCIGSERRPKGKNVQKRRSKGDRCYNCGGLDHHAKECKLPPQPKKCHFCQSISHMVASCPLKAQQAPSSQGKPAYFREEEEEIHSSAMLPEAQN